One Miscanthus floridulus cultivar M001 chromosome 11, ASM1932011v1, whole genome shotgun sequence DNA window includes the following coding sequences:
- the LOC136492017 gene encoding eIF-2-alpha kinase GCN2-like, translating into MLCSFEIYIFLDIALQFIHLNTTQKSKPPGAVGVSIALEKFLPNNPSSDLGLRRIEPSISVLVCSRGGGGLLTERMELVAELWKANIKAQFVPQEDPSLQEQYEYASDHDIKCLAFSTESGLSQTDLVKELLKAFHI; encoded by the exons ATGCTTTGCTCCTTTGAAATTTACATATTTCTTGATATCGCACTGCAATTTATCCATCTCAACACAACACAG AAATCTAAACCCCCAGGTGCTGTTGGTGTGAGCATTGCACTTGAGAAATTTCTTCCTAACAATCCTTCATCTGATCTGGGGTTGCGAAG GATTGAACCTAGCATCAGTGTACTTGTCTGTTCAAGGGGTGGTGGCGGTCTGTTAACTGAACGCATGGAACTTGTTGCAGAGCTTTGGAAAGCTAACATAAAG GCTCAGTTTGTTCCTCAGGAAGATCCAAGTCTTCAAGAACAGTATGAATATGCCAGTGATCATGATATTAAATGCCTTGCATTTAGCACTGAATCAGGTCTGTCACAAACAGATCTTGTGAAG